In Setaria italica strain Yugu1 chromosome I, Setaria_italica_v2.0, whole genome shotgun sequence, the genomic window GGCGCGACGAGCAGAAGCGCGCGGCCGAGGGCAGCGGAGACGAGGAGGGAGGACGACACCCGGACGAGTTTCTTCACGATCTGATCTTGCTTAACAACGGAGGGCGACGGATTAACTGGATCTGTCGCGGAGACGGAGGGCGCTGCCCCCGGCGGAGGTCATGACCCCCGACGGAGGTCATGGGCAACCTCCCCGGGGGCGCGCTAGGAGGCCGTTGAGGGGGCGCGCTAGGAGGCCGTCGAGGGGGCACGCTGGATGCACGTCGTGAAGGACggtcggcggcgcgcgggaggcAGGGGGGACGAGCGGAAGTGGAAGGTTTGGCATAGATTTGAAACCTTAAACTCGTGATACCATATAGGAAGAATAGAATTTGGTATAATAGATtgattgtattgcattgagcCTCTCAGCCGGTATATATTGAGTACAAGACTTGGGGAGCAAAGCTCCCCCGATACATATGGCAGTCTACGATACatatatctacaactaccaaatatactctaacagcGTGTgcgtaaaagaaaaaagaaatacaaaCTAACAAGCCGCCAATGCAAGCCCCTCTCTACATTATGGAGCAGCTGGTGTCCGGCTGCGAGTAGTAGCCGTACCCGGCGGCGCGGTGGTCGTAGACcaccgggggcggcggcgggtagtGGTGGTAATACCACTGGTTGTACTCGGCGACGGGGTCGGccggcttcttctcctccttcttgtTCTCGCCGACCTGCACCAGCTGCGCGTCGCCCACCTTCTTTCGCAGCGCTTCGGTGAGCTTGATGGAGTCGACGCCCTCGCCGACGACAACGACCTGGTCcttgccgtcgccggcgagcgccaCGGAGTCGACGCCGCCCGTGGACGCCACCAGCGCCATCGCCTTGGACCGGCACTTGTCGCTGCTCATCTGCACCTTGATCACGATCTTTTGCTGAAAATTAATGAAAGAAGCAGAGCACGTTAGCCTCTCGGTCGCCAAGTCAGCTGGTGGCTGGAGCGTAGTgcagaaaggaggaagaagctgaTGCAGATGACCAGGAGGAGATGGTGACGGTACCTTCGCCATGGCTGATTCCTCGGGGCTGCGCGGTGCTCCAAGCTTGAAGAACTCAAACGCCTCGCGACTATTGAGGTGGAGGTTTCTGGAGTGCGTTGGTACGGAAACAGAGGCGGAGTGGAGAGAAGAGGTTGGTTTCCCGCAGTTGGTTGCTGTGTGATTTGGTGGGTGCAGAGCAGCGGCGCGCCTGAGCTGCTATATACATAGCCGCCGCGCCGTGCACACGGCTCTACTGGCGCTTTGCGTGGTGCGCGCGCTACGTTCCTGTTTATGAATTGGCCGCTGTGGTCAGGTCACTCACTCAAGCGAAGACTTGCCCTTGGAGAGCACGAGCAGGTCGCCTTGTCTACTTTCATGGGCCCCAAGCCTGGACGACTTGACCTGGGGCGACGACTGACCGGAGACGACTTAACCGATCCACACGGCGCGTTACGCCGAAACGATCGCGAGATGAGGGGTCCCCGGCTCCACATGCCACGGCTTCGGGTGTGCCGGGACCACGCGGATGCACCGGTACCGGTACGTACGCGGAACGCACGGCACTACTGCAACAGCAATATATATAATGGACATGTTACTCTGCATTTTCGCTGTTTCTTTTCTGCCCATTCGAAGAGGGGTTTCGGCAGGGCAATTAACATGCCCTACCTATCGATTTTGCACGTGTTGAGGCACACACAACAGTGTGAGTGGCAAAGGGACGACCCAACGGTTCGGCTTGCACATCTAGTGAGGGACGCTAGCTATGCGGCACACTATGCTATGCATGTATTGGGTGAACATGAAACAGGCTACTTCCCGACCAACTCCTTTACCCCCTCATAGGCTAGGGTTACAGGGCCGAGCCACCGGACCTGGCGAGAAAGGACCTGACATATCTTTTCTTATGGAGGCTTAGCGGTTGGTTAGCGCGATATAAGGAGCTGTTCAGGTACACATGTCatatgctaattaggagtattaaacataggctaattacaaaactaattgcacagatggagtcaattcgcgagatgaatcaattaaacctaattagtctatgatttgatattgtggtgctacaataaccatttgctaatgacggattaattagacttaatagattcatctcgcaagttagcacagggttctgcaattagttttataattagctcatgtttagtcctcctaattagcatccgaacatccgatgtgatactgctaaagtttagcacctagtatcaaacaccGCCTAAGTTATCCGTGCGGTACTAAACACTGTAATCGTTCCGGCATACCGTGTAATGTGTCACGTGACTCACGGATTAGCTGCGAAATTAGGATAGAAAAAAAGGGCTGTCCGGATGGACGTGAAAAGCCCGGCCGGCCCGTTTTTTATTCCAGCCAGATGCTGGAGCCGACACACGGTGCAAATCACGACTCAAACAAAAAGGGTTTCTGTAACATCGCGACTCAAAATGCTCTGCGCCTCCGAACAGTGCGACGAAAACTCGTGAGGGTGCAGGAGCGACATCCTGTTGTTGAGGACTTCAGGCGAACTCGCTGATGGGCTGATGGTTCGGGTCATCGGCAGGGCATGCAGCAGGCGTGCCCTCTCTTTCGTTTGCTGATGACTCGATCAAACGGGTGCCTGCCCTCCCATAGCACGTCATATAATTTTTGGACGGCTGTACTGTACCTTACGTTCACACAACAATTGTGGAGGGTTTCGATTTCGGAATCGCCACAGCCCGCAGGGCACAGGGCCACATCGTTGTttcctttggagtttggacaggTCGATTATCGGTTTCTTTTGGTCCGTTTGGGACTGAtccactcaaaaaaaaaactccgctcaccaacttcagaaaaatatgaagttgctcAACATGTTTGGCTAACAGCATGACTCCAGCTCTAGAAAATGTAGTATTTGATGGGAATAGTCCCTGTTTGCCCTTGTTGTTGTATGttcattattttctttatttaggctttttttatttttttcccatgTTGCTACAGTTACATATGTAATGTTGTTTTACCACTTTTAGTGGAGCTTACACCTATACAAAATAAACTAgttttcaaaaatatgtatgTGACAAGCTACTCACCGACAATGAAACAAGATATTgtatattagtttttttttactctCTACACTTATCTTGAAATTTTAGTAGGTAATGGCGCCTTGGCATTTCGTGGAATAATCCTAACAGGTACCTCCATTGGCTTGAACTGGCCTGACGCAGTGCTGCCATCTTTGAGCATCTGCGGAGCTGCTCGTCCTGGCACATCTCGCCTTCTACGCCACCGCTCAAACGTGGAGCTCCTGCATGCCGTCACCGTGCTAGGGACAGCCGCATTGGGTGTGAGACCATGGGGGAGCCCAGGAGTAAGCGTAGCGGCTCGCGAAGGTGCGGTAGCATGCGCCGGATGACAGTATTGAGGGGAATCCATTCTATCTTGGTTTGCACGGCTGGCGGAGGCACAAGTCGGCGAGGGCAACTAGGCAAGGAAGGTAGCGGCGGGATGAGATGTAGCACAAGGGAGGTgagagagaggggaagggaCGACGCAATCGTTCTATTTTTTTACTCACGAACCGGTAAGCTGAATTGTGTAAATAGTGGCATGTTGGGTAATTATCCTACAACTCTATGTGGATGTTTGAAACGTGGTTTTCTGGAGCACCCTTTGAGGAGCTCCACAAAATCTTTGGAGTTGGCCCCAAGATCCATGTTTTCTCTAGACCTAGAGTTTTTGGAGTTGGAGGTGTTTGGCTTGAAGATTTGGGAGTGGAGCTGAAAAATGTGAAGCGGAGCAGTCCTAAACAGACCCTTAAAATTTGTATATAACGCCCCAAAGGATAAAAACCAACAACAGACCTattagctcagttggttagagTCTTTTGCTAATAACGCGAAGGGTGGTGAGGGATATCTTGACATTTTTCTCTTCCTCATTTCGCCGAACAAAACTGTAATGGGCCCGGGATACATGGGCTTTGCCCAGATAAGAAGACGTGCAGCTCATGTATCCTGAAATTCAATCCATCTAGGATGTACAAGATGTACCGAGATTTGAAGGAGAGGTTCTGGTGGAAGGATATGAAACTCGACATAGCCAACTACGTCGCCTGCTATGACATTTGCAAATGAGTGAAGGCTGAGCACCAGAGATAGGCAGGACTACTTAAACCCTTGAGGTACTGGTTTGGAAGTAGGAGGACATctccatggacttcattgtCGGCTTGCCCAGGACTCAGAAGGGGAATGACCCaatttgggttattgtggatAAACTCACCAAGGTCGCTCATTTTATACTTGTGAGATGCAACTACCGCACCAAGAAGCTCACAGATCTATACGTGGACAACATCCTGAGGTTGTATGGAGCACCTAAGAGTATTGTGTCAGACAGGGATCCTCAATTTGTTGCCAAGTTTTGGAAGAGCTTCCACAAAGTTATGGGTACTACCTTGGAGTACAGTACAACGTTTCACCCCTAGACCGATGGACAGATTGAGAGAGTGaaccaaatcttggaagatatgttgagagcttgtgtgcTTACCTACGACACCGACTGGGAGAGCAACTTATCTTTTGCTGAGTTTTCCTACAACAATGCAAGCCAGTCTTCAAATGTCACCTTTTGAGGCCCTATACAGGAGAAAGTGCAGAACACCGCTGATGTGGTCTGAGGTTGGAGAAAGTACTCTCTTCGGGGCAGTAACTATTAAGGAGGCCGAAGAGAACGTGAGCAAGGTTAGAGAGAACCTAAGGATTGCTCAGAGTCGCCAGAAGAGCTACGCAgacaagaggaggagagacTTATCATTTGAAGTTGGAGATCACGTTTATCTCAAGGTCTCACCGCTTCGTGGGAACAAGAGGTTTCTGGTTAAAGGGAAGCTTGCACCGAGGTTTGTAGGCCCCTACCAAGTGGTTAAGCGAATTGGAGAGCTCATGTACAGGCTTGCACTACCAGAACACATGGCTGGAGTACAGCCGGTATTCCACTTGTTGCAACTAAGGAAGTGTATGAGAATTCCCAAGGAGAAGGTTACACCCGGTATTCCATGTGTCTTAGCTAAGGAAGTGTTTGAGAATTCCGAAGAAGGAGGTCCACACTGAAGCTTTAGATCTACAAGATACCCTAGAGTACGCAGAATACCCAATCAAGATTTTGGATCGCGCAGAGAAAGGGACAAGGAGGATATCCATTCCATACTGCAAGGTCCTTTGGAGCAACCACACCGAGAGAGAAGCAACTTGGGAGAAGGAGTCAGATTTGAAGAAAGAGTTTCCTCACTTGTTCGAGGAGGAGATAGAGGCttaatctcgaggacgagattcccATAGGGGGGAAGACTATAATATTCctaaaaattagaaatattaacttgagtaaaatttaaaaaatttaaaactttttgtttgaattgtgttcTCATTTGAAAATGGAACACAAATTCTATTCTCATCTAGAAATTCCCtaataaattaaaactaaaattaattttaaaaCATGTGTGCTAGTTTGATTTGGCTCCTTTTAATTTTATTTGGCTTTCAAAGTtgagtgtgtttgaattttgaatctcaaactaaatataaaaaCCAAACCTAAAACTAACCTAACATCTAATTGAACCAGGCCGACCCATAGCCAAACTGGCATGGCCCGCTAACCTACCTCTCTCTCGAACCAGCCCAGTCGGCCTGCCAGACCGCCACCACTCCTACCTTTTCTCCCCCTTGCCGATGCGTGGATCCCACGTGTCAGCTTTTCCTCTACCTCCCGCCGGTCGCTTGCTGTGCCTGTACCGCCACTGCCTCGCTGGTGCTCGCGCCTGCGCGCCCTTTCCCGCTCCGCGACAACGCGGGGAGTGTCCGTGCGCACCTCCCCGTAGCCCTAGCGCGCACCTTCCTGTAGCCCTAGCGCGCTTGTAACCCCTTCCAGAGCCTTCCAAGGTGGGGATTTCCCCATCTTGCCCCTGTAGACCGCCGGCCACGCCTCTAAACCCTAGCCGGGGGGCTGTTGGATGGCCGCCACGACACCCTTGAGCGCGCACGCCAAGAATGGATGGCCGCGCACTCCCGCGACCCGCGCCCCGTTGCCCTAGCCCTAGtcacaggctataaatagcacCGATCGGCAACCTCTTCTGCCCATCCAAGCTCCGAGGCTTCTCCCCaacaccgccaccaccagccaagaggaagagaggggaagcgaagagaagaggaggggaggaagagaaggaagaggaaggaggagttCGCATCGGAGGAGCCACCATCATCCCGGAGTCACCGTGCCACGCCAGGAAGGGGAAAGCCAGAGCCACCCGACGCCGTCACCGCCACCGGAGGGAAACTGTGCCGAGAAGGAGCCGCCGACGTCACCGTACCACGAGCCTTCACCAAGCCGGCGATGCCTTCATCTCCGTCCTGCTGTGAGCCGCCacccttttctctcttttccttaGCGCCTCTGACCGGCCTTCGAGTTGTCGCCCAGCCTCCGTTGCCTGACTGGCCATCGAGCCGCACCCGCCGCTTGCCGTCGCCGCTGTGTCACCGGCCTTCATGCCGTGCCTCTTGTGCAagtgccgccgctgccctctCGTGCAGCCGTGCCTCGCCTCAGTCCTGGGATTCCAGGACGCCGCACTTGACGGCTAGCCATGCCGCGGCCAGGGGTTACCCCGTGACCGCGCACGCACAGCCCACGCACTCGGGCCGATCGCCACGCGCCTGCCTTGCTTCACACCACGCGCCGCTTACAGCTCTGCCGTGTGCTAGTCCGCGCCACGCTACGACATCGCACCGTGCCGCGACATCGTGGGCGCGGTCACCGCCTGCCCGCACCGcgacgtcgcgccgccgccgctccatgcTGCAGCCAACCAGCGCGCGCCACACGCTCGGGCCCATGAGCGTGGCGAACAGGATCCGACTTGCAAACTGGATCCCGGCTAACCCTGTGCGGCCTTGTGTGCGCCATATGGCAGTGCCACCTAGACTAGGATGACCATGTGGCTGCCATGTGGCGCTGACGTGTCCATGGCTAGGCCCACTGTGGGGCCTACTAACGGCCAATGGGGCCCACCAGATAACCGGCAGGGCCAGTTGACCGGGTCAACGCTGACCAAGCCAACGTTGCCCGTTGACCGGGTCAACGCTGGCGTCAGCCGACACGTCGCACCCTCCCGTGCTGCCATGTGGCGCAACCAAAAGATGACACGTGTCACCCTAATTAATGAATTtccaaaattaattaaaatattgaataaatcctttaatctttaaaaattcataactaattcatttgaacttagaaaaaaatgaaactagtagcattaaattcgtaaaatcgagcccgtgctatttgtagctagtttgatgttatttggatcttctaaatttggcttTCTCGGAGTTTTTTTGTCTAGATGTAATGCTGATTAATTTATATTGCGTTGTATCTCATTCTGTTCAGACTTAAGCTACGACCCGGAAGACTCTCAAGACCCCGACTACACCGAGGAGGACCTCAACGACAACGGATAAGGTGTCATGTCGCTCCCAAttatatagatcctatgcatgcttagttgctaacGCTTGATTTATGATGTttggatgatgattgattgcatagcctatgtttctagccatgccttgataattgtttatcctattttccttgttacctacttgtggactagctacagacccctagctagtccaccttacttatatccatatacatgcttttgagttattgATGGTCATATGCCATGgctttggtgatgggattccttgtacactctcgcgtgtgttttgggtAAGTGTGATTCCCTGACGTGTTTTGGTAGGAGCGAGAGTGCCTTACTAGGGgagagcattctggactctctccACCCCCTTGTGCCTGTGGTTTGTACCTTGTTTGACgctgaggagcaggtggcgtacttgtacaTTGTAGGTGCTTCGTCACATACTTGTGGAGTTTTATGCTCGCTCTTGACcctaaggaccgagtcagttcACCACCAGTCACAATATCTATTCTCGTACATACCGTTCGCCTTGTTATGGGTGGGGTTCAGTCCGAGAttagtggtggatagtgctcagctgtaggcggattggaggatcagtgtaaggagttcgaggcgtTGATCTGCTCTGACTAGACTACACCCCGgtgtgggtaggtttcacagcttcgaggtcCTCAATTGGTGACAGCGTGTCCTATAATTGAGGACGGTTCTAGACTCGAGGAAACAGGAGAGTgctatccacttactagggctccGGCCGTTAGATGGGGTTTGAACGAATCGctaccgttcaggctccatccatgcgggtacagttgtacaacctctacagagcATATAAATCTATAGCTATAGCTcgtgtccactggttatggacaatgttgttgactaccgctacttctAACTAGACTTATATTTATACTTCTACCttccctttttgagataggccagCATTTGCCGTTGAGACATGAGGGGAatgagctctcacatcgcctagtatgtttgggtgctggattcttgggtgaaggatctggTGATTTGTGACGACTTCCTTGAGGTAAGGTgttgaccttggagatggtattgctttgatgcatccttaattgttgctgctgctgcatatacCTCTATAGCTATATATAGGTtgatccatgcatatagtattattTCCCCGTTTTCCTTGActtgctgcttttgggagttgatatggcctacccgcttcttaGGTAGATGGTGGTTTTTCAGGATCGGAGCTCGACTACGACTTCAACAACGATAGATGGGAAGATTAGGGATGGTCCCTCGCTCAAGTCGCCTCTGAAGGTATTGTTTGCCGCGCTACatgcgtagatgttttaccttttaTGATttagtcctgatggacttgtaccggcatgaGCTGATGTGTTGTACTCgatatttatgatatatttATGATATTGTTACTCTGCTACAATTCTATATTTCTATGTTAGTATGAATTTGTACTATATGAGATAGGGATTCACATGTGATAGTCTTTCTGGGACTATCACAAAGGTGCGTAAtcttgaattctcagaaatgaaAATTCGGGTTGTTTCACCGGTGGCTATGGACGGCGGCGGACACCGCGGTCGTGTCACCGGCAGCTACAGATGGCGGCGGGGCGCGTGCGGCGACGACAGGTAAGAGAGGGGTAGGGTTGAGGAGATGAGGTGGCTACAGATGACGGCGGGTGCGTAAtcttgaattctcagaaatgcCGGGTGCGCAAtcttgaattctcagaaatgaaAATTCGATTGTTTCACCGGCGGCTACGGATGGTGGCGGGCGTCGCGGTCGTGTCACCGCGGACACTGGCGGCTacagacggcggcggggtgcgtgCGGACACTGGCGGCTACAGACGGTGGCGGGGTGCCGtcacggcggcggggtgcgtgCGGACACTGGCGGCTACAGACGGTGGCGGGGTGCGTGCGGTGACGGCAGGGGTAGGGTTGAGGAGTTGAGGTGACTACATACGATGGCGGGGTGCGTGCGGTGGCCGGTGAGAGGGGGTAGGGTTGAGGAGATGAGGCGCATCCCAACAGATGAAATATATTTGCACCCATCTCAAAAACCGGAAACCACGTAACATATACATATGAACTTAGGAATACCGTCCCGAGTGAGTGAGAACCAACGCTGGGCCCAAACTGGTTCAGGAGACGCTTTCGATTACCATGCGTGGttacccttttcttcttctagaTGATGCTTCTCGATTTTATTGAAGAAATACATTGTACTGCTAGGTAGGCTAGCGGAGTAGCGACCTATCGTGACAAACGAACTGACAATATTAGAGGTACGGTACAGTACGTGATTACATCATCCGTCCCTCGTTCAtgtccgcggccgccgccaccgcatcgACGACGCCACTACTACCCTtccccccgccaccgccggcgcctgcCCTCTTCCCCTCGttgcgcgcggcggccgccgccaccttctcggcgTCCTCCCTCGTGGCAACCTTGTTGGCGGGCAggaccgccgcggcgtcgcccaCGACGTCCCTGATCCTCACCGCCttgccgccctcctccgccggcctcATCATCATGTTGGTCTCCGCGGCCTgctgcgccgcggccgccacgccgccggggaGGTTGCCGCCGAGCCCCGTGGCGCGCATCTCCGcggcctgcaccgccgccgcgtcggcgagGCCCACCGGCCTGTCCCCCGCCGCcgtctgcgccgccgcctggaggGCCTCGCCCACAGTGACCGCGTCCGTGGCCTCCGCGACGTTTTGGTCCGGCACTGGCACGGTGAACTGCGCCATCACCtgcaaagagagagagagagagagtggcgGTCGGTTCCAAGGGCCAAACGCCATGAAAACGATCTTGGAACGTGCGCTGCTTTATGGTGTGATAGTACTATAATAACGTAcctggccgccggcgctggTGGTGACCATGCGCCTACCGGCGGGGAGGTCGGTCTCGGTGacccgcaggccgcagccgCTCTGTTCCTGGCCTTGCCCGACGACCTTGTCCCGCTCGCGGCGGGCCTCGTGGGGGTCGGCGGACGCTGGGTACACGTCGCCGGCGCGGACGGGCTGGGGCTGGCTCATGCTGCCAGATCTGTGGACTCTAACGCTAGCTGAACACACGGCCGCAACAACAAAGCAAGGATGGGTCAGTTTGGCTAGCGCAGGCAGCAGGTAGCCGGCTAACGCAGGTGCATATAAATTCTTCGAACCAGTTAGATTTACCCGTATGGGTCGCTGCTACATGTTCACTTCTTGCAGTGACACGTCTGGACGCCTAGAGCGATGCGTGTGCGTGGGTTCGGCTGAGAACGTACCAGAGAGCGGCAAAGGTTTGGCGCTCTGCAGGGCTGCGTGGCACGGTGTGCGCTCGTTCGCCATGACACCTGCAACCGGATGCCGCGCGTCTTTCACGCAGGTGCATGATCGTTCGGCAGGGCTGCGGCCATGGTTGAGATGGCTGCGGCTGTTGCTTTTCTAAGAAGCAGTTTTTTGCTTCGACTTGTCTGGTTGAaaaaagtttggcaaaacagaTTCTCATAGCTGTGTAACATGGATAAGAGGATGAAATGTCTATAATACccctctcctttttccttttcttttttctcttttcttcccaTTATTTCTTCACTCCATTTCCTTCCCTTTCCCATCCTTCTTATCCATTCTCCCAGTGCAAAACAGCTTCTCTTCATTGTTTCAAATGtataaaaatgtgaaatgttCACTGTACCCTTCATTTTTTTCAtccactttttcttcttttcttcgtatttctttttttcctccctccttttattttcttctctttcctttGTCTCTTCCTCACCCTGTTTCCTTCCTTATCCACTCGCACCGTTAGCCCCCAACGCCTCTGCTCCATC contains:
- the LOC101786758 gene encoding late embryogenesis abundant protein 3-like is translated as MSQPQPVRAGDVYPASADPHEARRERDKVVGQGQEQSGCGLRVTETDLPAGRRMVTTSAGGQVMAQFTVPVPDQNVAEATDAVTVGEALQAAAQTAAGDRPVGLADAAAVQAAEMRATGLGGNLPGGVAAAAQQAAETNMMMRPAEEGGKAVRIRDVVGDAAAVLPANKVATREDAEKVAAAAARNEGKRAGAGGGGGKGSSGVVDAVAAAADMNEGRMM
- the LOC101786087 gene encoding heavy metal-associated isoprenylated plant protein 47 — its product is MAKQKIVIKVQMSSDKCRSKAMALVASTGGVDSVALAGDGKDQVVVVGEGVDSIKLTEALRKKVGDAQLVQVGENKKEEKKPADPVAEYNQWYYHHYPPPPPVVYDHRAAGYGYYSQPDTSCSIM